AGCCATTGCAGTTGAAGGGGGCTGCCGGATACCTTCGGGCCGGCGGGTTCGGTGGCATCTCCGGGACACCGTCCGCCGTACGTCTACCACGGGTTGCTAGGAGGGGTTGTGGGCTGCTTGGCGCTGAACGCTTCGTTCGAGCCACTTTCGATCATTCCTGCTCGTCGAGCGGTCCGGCTGGTCCTGGATGGGAAGGCCGAGATCCTGGAAAAGGACGGAGGTAGGCGCTTCCGCTCAGAGACGCGCATCGTCCCCTGTCCCGCGGTAATCCGCCTCGTCCGGTACGTCCACGTCCCGCGGCGATTCCGCCGACAGGTTACCAACACCTTCCTGTTCGCTCGCGACGACTACTCTTGTCAGTACTGTGGGAGGCATAAGAACGAGCTCCGTGGTCGCCAATTCCTGACCCGGGATCACGTCGTGCCGTTGTCCCGGGGGGGAGACAGCAGGTGGGAGAACGTGGTTACGTGCTGCTCGCCGTGTAACAACCGCAAGGGTAACCGGCTTCCCGGCGAGGCGGGTCTCAAGCTACTGAACCAGCCTAGACAGCCGAACTACGTACACCTCGTGTGGGTGGTCAGGCGCGTGACCGGAGCGCAGGCGAAGTACATTCGCATGTTCTATGGCGAGGACGCGCTCGACGTGGTGTCGAAACGGCGCTCGGACGAACCGGTCGAGATCGGCGGCTACTCGGCCCTCTAGTCTTCGAGCCAGGCGTACGGCCGCTCGTAGAACTGTCCGAACCCGCGCACGGTCCCTCGATGAGTGTACTCTTTCCAGCGGATCACCCACCCGCGCACCTCGTCTTGGCTCACCTCGTAAGAGAATCCGGGCTCGCTGGACCGCTCTGCCAAGAACCGTCGGAGATACGCGGGCATGTCGGGGACGCCCTCGACCTCGAAGTCTGCCTCCCTCACTTCGACGATCGAGCCCTGAATCTCGGACTCGGACGTCTTGAGCGCGCGGATCGCCTCTTCGACCGCCGTCTTGATCGGGGCGAGGTCCGGCGCGGAGCCTGTGCGCGCCTTGATTTCCTTCAGGAGTCCGCGCGTGCCCGGAGCGGACAACTCCTCACGGGCGTCCTGAAAATCGCGCAGGAGCCGCTCATGCAGGCGAAGGAGCTGCTGGTACTCTCTCTTGGCCTGGTTCTCGGAATTGGATGAGGCCATGCCATAAAGAGGCGCCTATGAGGCACTTCCGGCAACCATTCGCGTGCGGAAGTGCTTGTCACCGTCGGGCGTCGGTCGGGTTGGCGATCACCGCCGTCACATGCTTGATTGAGCAATCATCACACATTGCCTTGATCCATCCATGACCAGCGCGCACGACCACAAAGAGGGGCGATCCGGCGCACGGCCTCCTTCGGCGCGTCTGCCTCAGCCGCTGACTGGCGCTCCCAACACTCCGGTAGTCGCGCGCCAGGCACCGGAGTCCGGGAAACCGACGCCGGTCCGGGGGGACCTGGCGACGCCCGGCGTCTTCCCCGGCGCTTCCCCAG
This portion of the Gemmatimonadota bacterium genome encodes:
- a CDS encoding HNH endonuclease, with protein sequence MALNASFEPLSIIPARRAVRLVLDGKAEILEKDGGRRFRSETRIVPCPAVIRLVRYVHVPRRFRRQVTNTFLFARDDYSCQYCGRHKNELRGRQFLTRDHVVPLSRGGDSRWENVVTCCSPCNNRKGNRLPGEAGLKLLNQPRQPNYVHLVWVVRRVTGAQAKYIRMFYGEDALDVVSKRRSDEPVEIGGYSAL